Proteins co-encoded in one Streptomyces sp. NBC_01283 genomic window:
- a CDS encoding alpha/beta fold hydrolase, whose amino-acid sequence MSNRTHHRSTTVRGHEIAYREAGPADAPVLLLLHGFPTSSHMFRDLIPLLADRYRVIAPDHIGFGRSATPSAQDFTYTFAELADITAEFTDQLGLTRFALYIQDYGAPIGLRLALAHPERVTAIVTQNGNAYEEGLGTEAWAPVLAYIADPNEKNAAAVGEIRSPEGIKWQYTHGVPDPTLVSPDAWLHDTALMAREGQDGIQLALMGDYGSNIELYPAFHEYFRASQVPLLATWGAHDEIFVREGAVAFLRDLPEAEVHLLPAGHFALETHAGQIAGLIDGFLTRRLGSPAR is encoded by the coding sequence ATGAGCAACAGGACCCACCACCGCTCCACCACCGTCCGGGGCCACGAGATCGCCTACCGCGAGGCGGGCCCGGCCGACGCCCCCGTCCTCCTCCTGCTGCACGGCTTCCCCACCAGCTCGCACATGTTCCGCGACCTCATCCCGCTCCTCGCCGACCGCTACCGCGTCATCGCCCCCGACCACATCGGTTTCGGCCGCTCCGCCACCCCCTCCGCACAGGACTTCACGTACACCTTCGCCGAACTCGCCGACATCACCGCGGAGTTCACCGACCAGCTGGGCCTGACGCGCTTCGCCCTCTACATCCAGGACTACGGCGCCCCCATCGGCCTGCGCCTGGCGCTCGCACACCCCGAGCGCGTCACGGCGATCGTCACGCAGAACGGCAACGCCTACGAGGAAGGCCTCGGCACCGAGGCCTGGGCGCCCGTCCTCGCATACATCGCAGACCCGAATGAGAAGAACGCCGCGGCCGTAGGGGAGATCCGCTCCCCCGAAGGCATCAAGTGGCAGTACACGCACGGCGTTCCCGACCCGACCCTGGTCAGCCCGGACGCCTGGCTGCACGACACCGCGCTGATGGCGCGCGAGGGACAGGACGGGATCCAGCTCGCGCTGATGGGCGACTACGGCAGCAACATCGAGCTGTATCCCGCGTTCCACGAGTACTTCCGTGCGTCCCAGGTCCCGCTGCTCGCCACCTGGGGCGCCCACGACGAGATCTTCGTGCGGGAGGGCGCCGTAGCCTTCCTCCGTGACCTGCCGGAGGCCGAGGTGCACCTCCTGCCCGCCGGCCACTTCGCCCTGGAGACCCACGCGGGGCAGATCGCCGGTCTGATCGACGGCTTCCTGACGCGGCGCCTCGGCAGCCCGGCACGATGA
- a CDS encoding MerR family transcriptional regulator, protein MRIGELAKRTAVSERSLRYYEKQGLLSADRTPGGHRDYPETAVDRVVHIQELFAAGLCSAKIVQLLPCMRDQDGGPSETATPWLVEELSVERARIDGMVEELLRARDVLDEVISAAAGKSDA, encoded by the coding sequence ATGAGAATCGGCGAGCTGGCGAAGCGTACCGCTGTGAGCGAGCGGTCCCTGCGCTACTACGAGAAGCAGGGTCTGCTGTCCGCGGACCGCACACCGGGCGGCCACCGCGACTACCCGGAGACGGCGGTGGACCGGGTCGTCCACATCCAGGAGCTGTTCGCGGCGGGTCTGTGCAGCGCGAAGATCGTGCAGCTCCTGCCGTGCATGCGCGACCAGGACGGCGGCCCGTCGGAGACGGCCACCCCGTGGCTGGTGGAGGAGCTGTCGGTGGAGCGGGCCCGGATCGACGGCATGGTGGAGGAGTTGCTGCGGGCCAGGGACGTCCTGGACGAGGTGATCTCCGCGGCTGCGGGCAAGAGCGACGCCTGA